One part of the Methylobacterium terrae genome encodes these proteins:
- a CDS encoding OB-fold-containig protein — MTALAGAVAGPGLFPFALAAAVMAGLVVVEAVSLLVGQSLSGLVDGALGHEAGGGGDLATAADADGAFSPAALMSWINLGRVPFLILLILGLAVFALAGFALQGLAAALLAPLPTPAAVGLAGAATLPALRVATRALARLIPRDESYAVTADDLVGATAEVTLGPLDDGLPGQVRAMDRHGNLHLLRARAASGTPPMRTGTRVLLVDRADAVYVAVPATPDL; from the coding sequence GTGACCGCGCTGGCGGGCGCGGTTGCCGGCCCGGGCCTGTTCCCCTTCGCCCTCGCGGCGGCGGTGATGGCCGGCCTCGTCGTGGTCGAGGCGGTCTCGCTCCTCGTCGGGCAATCCCTCTCGGGGCTGGTCGACGGGGCGCTCGGTCACGAGGCGGGTGGCGGCGGCGACCTCGCGACCGCGGCGGATGCGGACGGGGCGTTCTCGCCGGCGGCGCTGATGTCCTGGATCAATCTCGGCCGCGTGCCCTTCCTGATCCTCCTGATCCTGGGCCTCGCCGTCTTCGCGCTCGCGGGCTTCGCCCTCCAGGGCCTCGCCGCCGCGCTGCTCGCCCCCCTGCCGACCCCTGCCGCGGTCGGGCTCGCGGGCGCGGCGACGCTGCCCGCTCTGCGCGTCGCGACCCGGGCGCTCGCCCGGCTGATCCCGCGGGACGAGAGCTACGCCGTCACCGCCGACGACCTCGTCGGCGCGACCGCGGAGGTTACCCTCGGTCCCCTCGACGACGGGCTGCCCGGGCAGGTCCGGGCGATGGACCGTCACGGCAACCTCCACCTCCTGCGCGCCCGCGCCGCGTCCGGGACGCCGCCGATGCGGACCGGCACCCGCGTCCTGCTCGTGGACCGGGCCGACGCGGTCTACGTCGCGGTCCCGGCGACGCCGGACCTCTGA
- a CDS encoding LexA family transcriptional regulator — protein sequence MIQSGENRVRAAQGERLRQARIAAGYRSARDAALQNAWPESTYRAHEAGTRTIGQDDAERYAARFRRDGVEVTAKGLLFGDDDAPEPPAEGGQSVGVVVGVKGLISAGGLIDTGDEQLGPGGDLYRITVPFGVPPGTIAFRVAGLSMYPKYEPDDVVLCAEAGESPDRLLDLYAAVATAEGHRFLKKILRGSQRGAYHLESHNAPLMPDRRLVWASGIISTVHAQHWSRFCARSTPGG from the coding sequence GTGATCCAGTCGGGAGAGAACCGGGTCCGGGCCGCGCAAGGGGAGCGGCTGCGGCAGGCGCGCATCGCCGCCGGCTACCGCTCGGCGCGGGACGCCGCCCTGCAGAATGCCTGGCCGGAGAGCACCTACCGGGCGCACGAGGCCGGCACCCGGACGATCGGCCAGGACGATGCCGAGCGCTACGCCGCGCGTTTCCGCCGCGACGGCGTCGAGGTCACCGCCAAGGGGCTGCTGTTCGGCGACGACGACGCGCCCGAGCCGCCCGCCGAGGGCGGCCAGAGCGTGGGAGTGGTCGTGGGAGTGAAGGGATTGATCAGCGCCGGCGGCTTGATCGACACCGGGGACGAGCAATTGGGGCCCGGGGGCGACCTCTACCGCATCACGGTGCCGTTCGGGGTCCCGCCCGGCACCATCGCGTTCCGGGTCGCCGGGCTGTCGATGTACCCGAAATACGAGCCCGACGATGTGGTGCTCTGCGCCGAGGCCGGTGAGAGCCCGGACCGCCTCCTCGACCTCTACGCCGCGGTCGCCACGGCGGAGGGGCACCGCTTCCTGAAGAAGATCCTGCGCGGCTCGCAGCGGGGCGCCTACCACCTCGAGAGCCACAACGCCCCGCTGATGCCCGACCGTCGCCTGGTCTGGGCCTCGGGCATCATCAGCACCGTGCACGCGCAGCACTGGAGCCGGTTCTGCGCCCGCTCGACCCCGGGCGGGTAG
- a CDS encoding helix-turn-helix domain-containing protein translates to MRLDPSQLPAVPHFFLYGEAPRDADDRFLHLEALDDRSRPNRWTIRPHVHSGLHQVLLIAEGAGEMRAEAERLAFAAPCLLVVPAGTAHGFRFADGTVGAVLTLSARYLRDLCGREPELAALFAGPAALALTEPDPVEEALAELAREVAWAAPGRRGAIEAHLMLLLVAGLRRLAATKAPATPPGPQALLAARFRDLVEVQHRRERPLSAYADDLGVTEARLRAACRAVTGLSPGRIIRERRLIEAKRSLLYSDLGIAEIAYGLGFSDPAYFSRFFAKGTGECPRAFRDRRGADRGEAR, encoded by the coding sequence ATGCGCCTCGATCCGTCCCAACTCCCTGCGGTGCCGCATTTCTTCCTCTACGGCGAGGCGCCGCGGGACGCCGACGACCGCTTCCTGCACCTCGAGGCCTTGGACGATCGCAGCCGGCCGAACCGCTGGACCATCCGCCCGCACGTGCATTCCGGCCTGCACCAGGTGCTGCTCATCGCCGAAGGGGCGGGCGAGATGCGGGCCGAGGCCGAGCGCCTGGCCTTCGCGGCGCCGTGCCTGCTGGTGGTCCCGGCCGGCACCGCCCACGGCTTCCGCTTCGCCGACGGCACGGTCGGGGCGGTGCTGACCCTCTCGGCGCGCTACCTGCGCGACCTGTGCGGACGCGAGCCGGAGCTGGCGGCCCTGTTCGCCGGCCCCGCGGCACTGGCGCTCACGGAACCGGACCCGGTCGAGGAGGCCCTGGCCGAGCTCGCCCGGGAAGTCGCCTGGGCGGCGCCGGGCCGGCGCGGCGCGATCGAGGCGCACCTGATGCTGCTCCTGGTCGCGGGCCTGAGGCGGCTCGCGGCGACGAAGGCGCCGGCGACCCCGCCGGGCCCGCAGGCGCTCCTCGCCGCGCGCTTCCGCGACCTCGTCGAGGTGCAGCACCGCCGCGAGCGCCCGCTCTCGGCCTATGCCGACGACCTCGGGGTGACCGAGGCGCGCCTGCGGGCCGCCTGCCGGGCGGTGACGGGCCTGAGCCCGGGCCGGATCATTCGCGAGCGCCGCCTGATCGAGGCCAAGCGCAGCCTGCTCTACTCCGATCTCGGCATCGCCGAGATCGCCTACGGCCTCGGCTTCTCCGATCCGGCCTACTTCTCGCGCTTCTTCGCCAAGGGCACCGGGGAGTGCCCCCGGGCGTTTCGCGACAGGCGCGGCGCGGACAGGGGAGAGGCGCGATGA
- the pobA gene encoding 4-hydroxybenzoate 3-monooxygenase, translated as MRTQVAIIGAGPAGLFLAHLLARAGINAVVLERRTRDYVEGRVRAGVLEQGTVALMEELGLDARLKAEGLVHTGTNLAYDGEIFRIDMAALTGGAAVTVYGQQEVMRDLFDAAEPRGVQIVFEAEDLRLDGLAGNSPSVAFTKDGVAQTLACEFVAACDGFHGVGRASIPADVLKVYERVYPFGWLGILAEVPPVNHELIYANHANGFALASMRSPTRSRYYVQVGLEERIEDWSDERFWDEVETRLGPQASAGLVRGPSFEKSIAPLRSFVAEPMRYGRLFLAGDAAHIVPPTGAKGMNLAVSDVAMLAEALTLHYADRDPSGLDGYSARALARVWKAERFSWWFTGLTHRFPDMDAFARRMQVAELAYIRGSHAAQTVIAENYVGLPMGPGAQR; from the coding sequence ATGCGCACACAGGTCGCCATCATCGGCGCCGGCCCGGCCGGCCTGTTCCTCGCCCACCTGCTGGCCCGGGCCGGGATCAACGCGGTGGTGCTGGAGCGCCGCACCCGCGACTACGTCGAGGGCCGGGTGCGGGCCGGCGTGCTCGAGCAGGGCACCGTCGCGTTGATGGAAGAACTCGGCCTCGACGCCCGCCTCAAGGCCGAGGGGCTCGTCCATACCGGCACCAACCTCGCCTATGACGGCGAGATCTTCCGCATCGACATGGCGGCGCTCACCGGCGGCGCCGCCGTCACGGTCTACGGCCAGCAGGAGGTGATGCGCGACCTGTTCGACGCCGCCGAGCCCCGCGGCGTGCAGATCGTGTTCGAGGCCGAGGACCTGCGGCTCGACGGCCTCGCCGGGAACAGCCCGAGCGTCGCCTTCACCAAGGACGGGGTGGCGCAGACCCTCGCCTGCGAGTTCGTGGCGGCCTGCGACGGCTTCCACGGCGTCGGGCGGGCCTCGATCCCGGCCGACGTGCTCAAGGTCTACGAGCGGGTCTACCCCTTCGGCTGGCTCGGCATCCTGGCCGAGGTGCCGCCGGTCAACCACGAGCTGATCTACGCCAACCACGCCAACGGCTTCGCGCTCGCCAGCATGCGCTCGCCGACCCGCAGCCGCTACTACGTCCAGGTCGGCCTCGAGGAGCGGATCGAGGACTGGTCGGACGAGCGGTTCTGGGACGAGGTCGAGACGCGCCTCGGCCCGCAGGCCTCCGCGGGCCTCGTGCGAGGCCCCTCCTTCGAGAAGAGCATCGCGCCCCTGCGCAGCTTCGTCGCCGAGCCGATGCGCTACGGCCGCCTGTTCCTCGCGGGCGACGCCGCCCACATCGTCCCGCCGACGGGGGCGAAGGGCATGAACCTCGCCGTCTCCGACGTCGCGATGCTCGCCGAGGCCCTGACCCTGCACTACGCCGATCGCGACCCGTCGGGCCTCGACGGCTACTCGGCCCGGGCGCTCGCCCGGGTGTGGAAGGCCGAGCGGTTCAGCTGGTGGTTCACCGGCCTCACCCACCGCTTCCCCGACATGGACGCCTTCGCCCGCCGGATGCAGGTGGCGGAACTGGCCTACATCCGCGGGTCGCACGCGGCGCAGACGGTGATCGCGGAGAACTACGTCGGGTTGCCGATGGGGCCGGGTGCGCAACGGTGA
- a CDS encoding PspA/IM30 family protein, producing the protein MPRSGAFPSRLTYRLLPGPEDLRAVRALLAAYRRMFVVLAEIRREHGLRANVVALIEQGYQRVRDETGLPARLVTLGIRDFARQAADLDPERVTSMPLDDKLFSVKSASEIALSTLHGRRTMPYRVEGYDGPWRDLASARLALAGDVLTIQVGVSVAAPKEETRVTENILTRVGRIIGGLSNAALDAVEDRAPLAVAEQALREIDAVIQDARLDLGKVKAEEHRLSARCGQLDAELSALPEKLALALANGREDLARAGIARQLDLESQIEAIASSLADVAERHAAAVKAMQAATAARRDAEHRIALLRRPPAKAADPLDGYGSEEADRTRRLGQSLRAIDRATGTAAAVADPSIEELDRLHRDDAIERRLAALKQGRSS; encoded by the coding sequence ATGCCTCGCTCAGGAGCCTTTCCCTCCCGGCTGACGTACCGGCTCCTGCCCGGGCCCGAGGATCTCCGTGCGGTCCGGGCCCTGCTGGCGGCCTACCGGCGGATGTTCGTCGTCCTGGCGGAGATCCGGCGCGAGCACGGCCTGCGCGCCAACGTCGTCGCCCTGATCGAGCAGGGCTACCAGCGGGTGCGCGACGAGACGGGGCTGCCGGCCCGCCTCGTCACCCTGGGGATCCGCGACTTCGCCCGGCAGGCGGCGGACCTCGACCCGGAGCGGGTCACGTCCATGCCGCTCGACGACAAGCTGTTCAGCGTGAAGAGCGCCTCCGAGATCGCGCTCTCCACGCTCCATGGCCGGCGCACGATGCCCTACCGCGTCGAGGGCTACGACGGCCCGTGGCGCGACCTCGCGAGCGCCCGCCTCGCGCTCGCGGGCGACGTGCTCACCATCCAGGTGGGCGTCTCCGTCGCCGCACCGAAGGAGGAGACCCGCGTGACCGAGAACATCCTGACCCGCGTCGGCCGGATCATCGGCGGCCTGTCCAATGCCGCCCTCGACGCGGTGGAGGACCGCGCCCCCCTCGCGGTCGCCGAGCAGGCCCTGCGCGAGATCGATGCGGTGATCCAGGACGCCCGGCTCGACCTCGGCAAGGTCAAGGCGGAGGAGCACCGTCTCTCAGCCCGGTGCGGACAGCTCGACGCCGAGCTGTCCGCTCTGCCCGAGAAGCTGGCCCTGGCGCTCGCGAACGGGCGCGAGGACCTGGCGCGGGCCGGCATCGCGCGGCAGCTCGACCTGGAGAGCCAGATCGAGGCGATCGCCTCGAGCCTCGCCGACGTCGCCGAGCGGCACGCGGCGGCCGTCAAGGCGATGCAGGCCGCCACCGCCGCCCGGCGCGACGCCGAGCACCGGATCGCGCTGCTGCGCCGGCCTCCGGCCAAGGCGGCGGATCCCCTCGACGGCTACGGGAGCGAAGAGGCGGACCGCACCCGCCGGCTCGGGCAGTCGCTGCGGGCGATCGACCGGGCGACCGGCACCGCCGCGGCGGTCGCCGACCCCTCGATCGAGGAGCTGGACCGCCTCCACCGCGACGATGCCATCGAGCGGCGGCTCGCCGCGCTCAAGCAGGGCCGGTCGTCGTGA
- the nusG gene encoding transcription termination/antitermination protein NusG, with protein sequence MTGKKRRIARRRREALAHDRPPDAGRAAEIRRRRRRRLRPARVVLAADRVWMVAETRARWAARAARDLEAAGIAAFDPREEVELTSATGRRRTARVPLLHRTLFVGLRDDGDLARVEAHPGIDRILFRDGRAVVVAASVLQGFADAIAGHDGEEGGGEEAVRAVLFALGDGVRVVDGPLAALRGTVEGIEPGRRRYRVALSLFGRETPALLDEDKIARD encoded by the coding sequence GTGACGGGCAAGAAGCGCCGCATCGCCCGCCGCCGCCGCGAGGCCCTTGCTCATGACCGCCCGCCCGACGCCGGCCGCGCCGCCGAGATCCGCCGCCGCCGCCGCCGGCGGCTGCGGCCCGCCCGGGTCGTGCTGGCGGCCGACCGGGTCTGGATGGTCGCCGAGACCAGGGCGCGCTGGGCCGCCCGGGCCGCCCGCGACCTCGAGGCCGCGGGCATCGCCGCCTTCGACCCGCGGGAGGAGGTCGAGCTGACCTCCGCGACCGGCCGGCGCCGCACCGCCCGGGTGCCGCTCCTGCACCGCACGCTCTTCGTGGGCCTGCGCGACGACGGCGACCTCGCGCGGGTCGAAGCGCATCCCGGCATCGACCGGATCCTGTTCCGCGACGGCCGCGCGGTCGTCGTCGCGGCGTCCGTGCTCCAGGGCTTCGCCGACGCGATCGCCGGGCATGACGGCGAAGAGGGCGGGGGCGAGGAGGCCGTGAGGGCGGTCCTGTTCGCCCTCGGGGACGGCGTGCGAGTCGTCGACGGGCCGCTCGCGGCCCTGCGCGGCACGGTCGAGGGGATCGAGCCGGGCCGCCGGCGCTACCGGGTCGCCCTGTCGCTGTTCGGGCGTGAGACCCCGGCCCTGCTCGACGAGGACAAGATCGCACGGGACTGA
- a CDS encoding YcjF family protein: MTSPPPQKPRAFRLPPAGTEAPTAPPPGTETALADGIRVVEEPFEIVEAADGVPVPVAPRSRAPWATLLLSALGGLASLGIGLAVERLIADLFSAAPWLGIVALVLLAVAVVALLAIVWREVAGVLRERRIETLREEALDALRSRDHSAAKAVVRDLSALYAGRPAAAAARARLAALDDQILDVEDRIGIAEAELLASLDRAAKAAVAETAKQVSAVTALSPRAIVDVGFVIFAAVRLLRRIATIYGGRPGLFGFLRLARAALAHLAVTGSVAVGDSLVQQVLGLGVAARISAKLGEGVLNGLMTARFGLAALAVCRPLPFTREPPPRLGDVAGELLRGGGDGEGREATR, from the coding sequence ATGACGAGTCCTCCCCCCCAGAAGCCCCGCGCCTTCCGCCTTCCGCCCGCCGGCACGGAGGCTCCGACCGCCCCGCCGCCCGGCACCGAGACGGCGCTCGCCGACGGCATCCGGGTGGTGGAGGAGCCGTTCGAGATCGTCGAGGCCGCCGACGGCGTGCCCGTGCCGGTGGCGCCGCGCTCGCGCGCGCCTTGGGCGACGCTGCTCCTCTCGGCCCTCGGGGGACTGGCCTCGCTCGGGATCGGCCTCGCGGTCGAGCGGCTGATCGCCGACCTGTTCTCCGCCGCGCCCTGGCTCGGGATCGTCGCCCTGGTGCTTCTCGCGGTCGCCGTGGTGGCGTTGCTCGCCATCGTCTGGCGCGAGGTGGCGGGGGTGCTCCGCGAGCGCCGCATCGAAACCTTGCGCGAGGAGGCCCTCGACGCGCTGCGCTCCCGCGACCACAGCGCCGCCAAGGCGGTGGTGCGCGATCTCTCCGCCCTCTACGCCGGGCGGCCGGCGGCCGCTGCCGCCCGCGCCCGGCTCGCCGCCCTCGACGACCAGATCCTCGACGTCGAGGACCGGATCGGCATCGCCGAGGCCGAGCTGCTAGCCTCCCTCGACCGCGCCGCCAAGGCGGCGGTGGCGGAGACCGCCAAGCAGGTCTCCGCCGTGACGGCGCTGAGCCCGCGGGCGATCGTCGATGTCGGCTTCGTCATCTTCGCGGCGGTCCGGCTCTTGCGCCGCATCGCCACCATCTACGGCGGCCGGCCCGGCCTGTTCGGCTTCCTGCGCCTCGCCCGGGCGGCCCTCGCCCATCTCGCCGTCACCGGCAGCGTCGCGGTCGGCGACAGCCTGGTGCAGCAGGTCCTGGGACTGGGGGTCGCCGCGCGGATCTCGGCGAAGCTCGGGGAGGGCGTGCTGAACGGGCTGATGACGGCGCGCTTCGGTCTCGCCGCCCTCGCCGTGTGCCGGCCGCTGCCCTTCACCCGCGAACCACCGCCGCGGCTCGGCGACGTGGCGGGAGAGCTGTTGCGGGGCGGGGGCGACGGGGAGGGGCGGGAGGCGACGCGGTAG
- a CDS encoding flotillin family protein encodes MDLVSSGLVNLLVIAGIIVVALIGIGFVFSRLYRRTTRDTAFVRTGLGGRKVVVDGGAVLLPVFHSIAMVNLNTLRLEVKRSGNESLITKDRLRADITVEFYVRVEPREESIALAAQTLGERTNDAMLLRELIEAKFVDALRAVAAGMTLPDLQEKRADFVKGVQEAVSGDLRHNGLELESASLTRLDQTSIEHFNPDNSFDAEGLARLKEITEQRRKERNATERDAEVAVAEKDRETALKQLEIKRTTREAQLAQERDIANKTAETRAETAQAEQRAQQSEETARIEREQAVRLREAEARKTSESARIEADLAISQRNAEAERDRQLILQDNAIRIAERSQKESEARAAAKEAEALAVAAEERVATAKAKEIAEREREIAVIAARREAERDATGVTVTAEAERRASEDRANAITTLAEAEATAAASKAEAIARLGQAEAERERVMNEARNALSAEARTYETGLKRLGIIPEALRESMRAVEKIDSIRIFDAGGLMGGGANGASASFGDSLSGHLLRYQYNSPILGAILNEAGFAEGNGSVDALVGTLRGARSPTAKGERIAAEP; translated from the coding sequence ATGGACTTGGTCAGTTCCGGTCTCGTCAACCTGCTGGTGATCGCCGGCATCATCGTCGTCGCGCTCATCGGCATCGGCTTCGTGTTCAGCCGGCTCTACCGGCGCACCACCCGCGACACAGCCTTCGTCCGCACGGGCCTGGGCGGGCGCAAGGTCGTGGTCGACGGCGGCGCGGTGCTGCTGCCGGTGTTCCACTCCATCGCCATGGTGAACCTCAACACGCTGCGCCTCGAGGTGAAGCGCTCGGGCAACGAGTCGCTCATCACCAAGGACCGCCTGCGGGCCGACATCACCGTCGAGTTCTACGTCCGGGTCGAGCCCCGCGAGGAATCGATCGCGCTGGCCGCCCAGACGCTCGGCGAGCGGACCAACGACGCCATGCTCCTGCGCGAGCTGATCGAGGCGAAGTTCGTCGATGCGCTCCGGGCGGTGGCCGCCGGCATGACCCTGCCCGACCTCCAGGAGAAGCGCGCCGACTTCGTGAAGGGCGTGCAGGAGGCGGTCTCGGGCGACCTGCGCCACAACGGCCTCGAGCTCGAATCCGCCTCGCTGACCCGCCTCGACCAGACCTCGATCGAGCACTTCAACCCCGACAATTCCTTCGACGCGGAAGGGCTCGCCCGGCTGAAGGAGATCACCGAGCAGCGCCGCAAGGAGCGCAACGCCACCGAGCGCGACGCCGAGGTGGCCGTCGCCGAGAAGGACCGCGAGACCGCCTTGAAGCAGCTCGAGATCAAGCGCACCACCCGCGAGGCCCAGCTCGCCCAGGAGCGCGACATCGCCAACAAGACCGCCGAGACCCGCGCCGAGACCGCCCAGGCCGAGCAGCGCGCCCAGCAGAGCGAGGAGACCGCCCGGATCGAGCGCGAGCAGGCGGTACGCCTGCGCGAGGCCGAGGCGCGCAAGACCTCGGAGAGCGCCCGGATCGAGGCCGACCTCGCCATCTCTCAGCGCAACGCGGAGGCCGAGCGCGACCGCCAGTTGATCCTGCAGGACAACGCCATCAGGATCGCCGAGCGCTCGCAGAAGGAATCGGAGGCCCGCGCCGCCGCCAAGGAGGCGGAGGCCCTGGCGGTCGCGGCCGAGGAGCGCGTCGCGACGGCGAAGGCCAAGGAGATCGCCGAGCGCGAGCGCGAGATCGCCGTCATCGCGGCCCGCCGCGAGGCGGAGCGGGACGCCACCGGGGTCACCGTCACGGCGGAGGCCGAGCGGCGCGCGTCCGAGGACCGGGCCAACGCCATCACCACGCTGGCCGAGGCCGAGGCGACCGCCGCCGCCTCCAAGGCCGAGGCCATCGCGAGGCTCGGCCAGGCCGAGGCCGAGCGCGAGCGGGTGATGAACGAGGCCCGCAACGCCCTCTCGGCCGAGGCCCGTACCTACGAGACCGGCCTGAAGCGCCTCGGCATCATCCCGGAGGCCCTGCGCGAGAGCATGCGGGCGGTGGAGAAGATCGACTCGATCCGCATCTTCGACGCCGGCGGCCTGATGGGCGGGGGCGCCAACGGCGCCTCCGCGAGCTTCGGCGACAGCCTGTCCGGCCACCTGCTGCGCTACCAGTACAACAGCCCGATCCTCGGGGCGATCCTGAACGAGGCGGGCTTCGCCGAGGGCAACGGCAGTGTCGACGCACTGGTCGGCACGTTGCGTGGCGCCCGGTCACCGACAGCCAAGGGCGAGCGGATTGCCGCCGAACCATGA
- a CDS encoding SixA phosphatase family protein, giving the protein MRRLILLRHAKSDWPDGASDVDRPLAPRGRDAAPKMAAYLAAEGLIPGRALVSPARRTQETWDLVKPALGAVPDETVPQIYEAPVSRLLDVVRAIPDDVATALMIGHNPGFQDLARLLGKPGEARRALTKKYPTAAVAVIDLPVESWVEVEAGEGDVERFVTPKSLGHGEDE; this is encoded by the coding sequence ATGCGCCGCCTGATCCTGCTCCGCCACGCCAAGTCCGACTGGCCGGACGGCGCCTCGGACGTCGACCGGCCGCTGGCGCCCCGCGGCCGGGACGCCGCGCCGAAGATGGCCGCCTACCTGGCGGCGGAGGGGCTGATCCCCGGAAGGGCGCTGGTCTCGCCGGCCCGGCGCACGCAGGAGACCTGGGATCTGGTCAAGCCGGCCCTCGGTGCGGTGCCGGACGAGACCGTGCCGCAGATCTACGAGGCGCCGGTCTCGCGCCTCCTCGACGTGGTGCGGGCGATCCCGGACGACGTCGCCACCGCCCTGATGATCGGCCACAATCCGGGCTTCCAGGATCTCGCCCGGCTGCTCGGCAAGCCCGGGGAGGCGCGCCGGGCGCTGACCAAGAAGTACCCGACGGCAGCGGTCGCGGTGATCGACCTGCCCGTGGAATCCTGGGTCGAGGTCGAGGCCGGGGAGGGCGATGTCGAGCGCTTCGTGACGCCGAAGAGCCTGGGGCACGGCGAGGACGAGTAG
- a CDS encoding YcjX family protein produces MPPLTDLAARAGSLAKSVTEATRSLAEASNDLLVQPTVRLGVTGLARSGKTVFTTALVHQLTGLHPLPALRASQEGRLRRARLVPQPDDAVPRFPYEDHFAALTEARRWPRSTDRISQLRLEIDYERKSGWRTGPASLMVDIVDYPGEWLLDLALIEQTYEGWSRETIAAGERPGRAAMAAPWFASLRALDPNQPLDEIVAERASEAFTTYLAAVRAGPEAVATTPPGRFLMPGDLAGSPALTFAPLILNGPVNADSLGGLMQRRFEAYKHRVVTPFFRDHFQRIDRQIVLVDVLAAVDAGPAALAELEEALDRVLMSLRVGRNSLLSRFFAPRADRILFAATKADHLHHASHDRLDALLRLLVARSLRRTEAAGAHVSTQALASVRSTRETVVHDGPASFRAVAGTPEAGESIDGETFDGETEAAIFPGELPERPEAVLEGAVPPGSLRFPRFRPPLVSRDALGRPGRLPQIRLDRALHFLIGDRLA; encoded by the coding sequence GTGCCGCCCCTGACCGACCTCGCCGCGCGTGCCGGCTCCCTCGCCAAGTCCGTCACCGAGGCCACGCGTTCCCTGGCGGAGGCCTCGAACGATCTCCTGGTCCAGCCGACGGTGCGGCTCGGCGTCACCGGCCTCGCCCGCTCCGGCAAGACGGTGTTCACCACCGCGCTCGTGCACCAGCTCACCGGCCTCCACCCGCTGCCGGCGCTCCGCGCCTCGCAGGAGGGCCGCCTGCGCCGGGCTCGCCTGGTGCCGCAGCCCGACGACGCGGTGCCGCGCTTCCCCTACGAGGACCATTTCGCGGCGCTGACGGAGGCGCGGCGCTGGCCGCGCTCGACCGACCGGATCAGCCAGCTGCGCCTCGAGATCGACTACGAGCGCAAGAGCGGCTGGCGCACCGGTCCCGCGAGCCTGATGGTCGACATCGTCGACTACCCGGGCGAGTGGCTGCTCGACCTCGCGCTGATCGAGCAGACCTACGAGGGCTGGTCGCGCGAGACGATCGCCGCCGGCGAGCGCCCCGGCCGGGCCGCGATGGCGGCGCCCTGGTTCGCGTCCCTGCGGGCGCTCGACCCGAACCAGCCCCTCGACGAGATCGTTGCCGAGCGGGCGAGCGAGGCCTTCACCACCTACCTCGCCGCGGTGCGGGCCGGCCCCGAGGCGGTGGCGACGACGCCGCCCGGCCGCTTCCTGATGCCCGGCGACCTCGCCGGCTCGCCGGCGCTGACCTTCGCGCCGCTGATCCTGAACGGGCCGGTGAACGCGGACAGCTTGGGCGGCCTGATGCAGCGCCGCTTCGAGGCCTACAAGCACCGCGTCGTGACGCCGTTCTTCCGCGACCACTTCCAGCGCATCGACCGGCAGATCGTCCTCGTCGACGTGCTGGCGGCGGTCGATGCCGGGCCGGCGGCGCTCGCCGAGCTGGAAGAAGCCCTCGACCGGGTGCTGATGAGCCTGCGCGTCGGGCGCAACAGCCTCCTGTCGCGGTTCTTCGCGCCGCGGGCCGACCGGATCCTGTTCGCCGCCACCAAGGCCGACCACCTCCACCACGCGAGCCACGACCGGCTCGACGCGCTGCTGCGCCTCCTCGTCGCCCGCTCGCTTCGCCGCACCGAGGCCGCCGGCGCCCATGTCAGCACCCAGGCGCTCGCCTCGGTGCGCTCGACCCGCGAGACGGTGGTGCATGACGGGCCGGCCTCGTTCCGGGCGGTGGCCGGCACGCCGGAGGCGGGCGAGAGCATCGACGGCGAGACCTTCGACGGCGAGACCGAGGCCGCGATCTTCCCCGGCGAGCTGCCCGAGCGGCCCGAGGCCGTCCTGGAAGGGGCGGTGCCGCCGGGATCCTTGCGCTTCCCGCGCTTCCGCCCGCCGCTCGTCTCGCGCGATGCGCTCGGCCGCCCGGGCCGCCTGCCGCAGATCCGCCTCGACCGCGCCCTGCACTTCCTGATCGGCGACCGCCTCGCCTGA